In Streptomyces capitiformicae, one genomic interval encodes:
- a CDS encoding 5-carboxymethyl-2-hydroxymuconate Delta-isomerase: MPQITVDYSSVLTDGFDRAGFARALHEEVVRTAAAKPEACKTQFRATEGTTVGPDVTGHAIVHVSLGLLAGRTDETKVTLTENVLGLLREYVKVGEGLALHASAEVRDLDPSYRKFDA, from the coding sequence ATGCCGCAGATCACTGTTGATTACTCCTCTGTCCTTACTGATGGCTTCGACCGGGCCGGCTTCGCTCGGGCCCTGCACGAGGAAGTCGTACGGACGGCTGCCGCGAAGCCGGAAGCGTGCAAGACGCAGTTCCGGGCGACCGAGGGCACCACGGTCGGTCCCGACGTGACAGGGCACGCGATCGTGCACGTCTCGCTCGGGCTGCTCGCGGGGCGGACCGATGAGACCAAGGTGACGCTGACCGAGAACGTGCTCGGGCTGCTTCGGGAGTACGTGAAGGTGGGGGAGGGGCTGGCGCTGCATGCGTCGGCGGAGGTGCGGGACCTTGATCCCTCCTACCGGAAGTTCGACGCGTAG
- a CDS encoding TetR/AcrR family transcriptional regulator, translating into MATGVRRRMGVEERRQQLIGVALELFSSRSPDEVSIDEIATAAGISRPLVYHYFPGKLSLYEAALKRAAEDLADRFVEPREGPLGARLLRVMRRYFDFVDDHGPGFSALLRGGPGVGSSRTNTLIDGVRQAAYVQILTHLDVTNPPARLELVVRSWISLVESAALIWLEGRRIPREELETKLVHDFASLMTVSAAYDKEMAAILRRMVSDETIADDQGYASNFR; encoded by the coding sequence ATGGCTACCGGTGTGCGCCGCAGGATGGGTGTGGAGGAGCGGCGGCAGCAGTTGATCGGCGTCGCCCTCGAACTCTTCAGCAGCCGCTCGCCCGATGAGGTCTCGATCGACGAGATAGCGACGGCGGCCGGTATCTCACGGCCGCTCGTCTACCACTACTTCCCGGGCAAACTCAGCCTGTACGAGGCCGCGTTGAAGCGCGCCGCCGAGGATCTCGCGGACCGTTTCGTCGAGCCCCGCGAGGGTCCGCTGGGCGCGCGCCTGCTGCGCGTCATGCGCCGCTACTTCGACTTCGTCGACGACCACGGCCCGGGTTTCTCCGCCCTGCTGCGCGGCGGCCCGGGGGTCGGCTCCTCCCGTACGAACACCCTCATCGACGGCGTACGCCAGGCCGCGTATGTCCAGATCCTTACGCACCTCGACGTCACGAACCCACCGGCCCGCCTGGAACTCGTCGTCCGCTCCTGGATCTCCCTCGTCGAGTCGGCGGCCCTGATCTGGCTGGAGGGCCGCCGCATCCCGAGGGAGGAGCTGGAGACCAAGCTGGTCCACGACTTCGCGTCCCTGATGACCGTGAGCGCCGCGTACGACAAGGAGATGGCGGCGATACTTCGCAGAATGGTGTCTGACGAGACGATCGCTGACGATCAGGGCTACGCGTCGAACTTCCGGTAG
- a CDS encoding alpha-N-acetylglucosaminidase, with translation MNSPSRRSVLGSAGAIGLGTTLGLTVPVHAAESPGQGPAFDTAPARAALNRLLPAHADQFRLTLVKRQGTTDRFRVTGGTGRIEVRATTPATLLMGVHWYLKYVCGAHLAWNGSQLDLPRRLPAPARPLERSTALPHRFALNDTNDGYTAPYADWPYWEHQIDLLAAHGCNEVLVIAGMEAVYHRLLKDFGYSDEESRAWLPAPSHQPWWLLQNLSGYGGPLSPELIARRAALGRRIADRLRELGMSPVLPGYYGHVPKEFVERNGGDAHVVPQGIWHGFERPDWLDPRSDSFAKVATSFYAHTEDVFGEAAHFKMDLLHEGGTAGDVPVPEAARGVERALQKAHPGATWVILGWQENPLPELLDAIDKSRMLIVDGVSDRYTSVTDRERDWGGTPYCFGTIPNFGGRTTIGARAHLWNEKFFAWRDKADSALAGTAFMPEATDRDPAAFELFSELAWSPAKLDRAAWFSSYADFRYGGRDDSARKAWRALHDTAYQQQAVERSDPHDSLFCARPHLAANRAAEYAPRTLTYDPGRFDAALAGLLGVAGGLRGNAAYRYDVVDVARQALAHRSRQYLPQLRAAYQRGDLETFRALSTLWLRLMRLSDEVTGANAAFLLGPWLNDARLLATNDAERAEFERTAKVLITVWGGRATSDTGDLHEYGNREWNGLMADFYVPRWQKWLDSLEDALATGTAPAAVDWFAFEEPWTRERKDYPLRPVGDAYGSAVRVRDVLARAPYQGNLTVTAEPPVMPPGGSARVSAEFRNVNGLRATGRVDFALTGFDGTAEPDGPTSIATVPAAGSGTVRWRADAPGAPLDRPLRPLPYTITVQYGPRGEDRVNGRFDGTLFEAGPLDAKWRTYTNNGAVFGQLGDRLAIDGAGADLWRGTTEFGTAYRAGALADGVSATLRVDAQAATGNWARAGIIVRNRLGTAGSPGFLNLAVTPANGVVLSYDSTGDGTLDTYRRITGIKAPVMLRLTRTGAGAYTGECSTDEGASWRVVASVSVPGAAAGAQDVGLFMSATNGGSGARGTVEFSRWMVAQ, from the coding sequence ATGAACTCTCCGTCGCGACGCTCGGTGCTGGGCTCGGCCGGTGCCATCGGCCTCGGGACCACGCTGGGACTGACGGTCCCGGTCCACGCCGCTGAGAGCCCCGGCCAGGGCCCTGCCTTCGATACGGCTCCCGCGCGCGCAGCGCTCAATCGGCTGCTGCCCGCCCACGCCGACCAGTTCCGGCTCACTCTCGTCAAGAGGCAGGGTACGACCGACCGTTTCCGGGTCACCGGCGGCACCGGGCGCATCGAGGTGCGGGCCACGACACCGGCCACGCTGCTCATGGGCGTGCACTGGTACCTGAAGTACGTCTGCGGCGCCCATCTCGCCTGGAACGGCAGCCAACTGGACCTCCCGCGCCGGCTCCCCGCGCCCGCCCGGCCCCTGGAGAGATCGACGGCCCTCCCCCACCGCTTCGCCCTCAACGACACCAACGACGGCTACACCGCCCCGTACGCGGACTGGCCGTACTGGGAACACCAGATCGACCTCCTGGCCGCGCACGGCTGCAACGAGGTCCTCGTCATCGCGGGCATGGAGGCCGTGTACCACCGGCTGCTGAAGGACTTCGGCTACTCCGACGAGGAGTCCCGCGCCTGGCTCCCCGCCCCCTCGCACCAGCCGTGGTGGCTGCTGCAGAACCTCTCCGGCTACGGCGGCCCGCTCTCCCCCGAGCTGATCGCACGCCGGGCCGCGCTGGGCCGCCGTATCGCCGACCGGCTGCGCGAGCTGGGCATGTCCCCCGTCCTGCCCGGCTACTACGGCCACGTCCCCAAGGAGTTCGTGGAGCGCAACGGCGGTGACGCGCACGTCGTCCCGCAGGGCATCTGGCACGGATTCGAACGCCCCGACTGGCTGGATCCGCGCTCCGACTCCTTCGCGAAGGTCGCCACCTCGTTCTACGCCCACACGGAGGACGTGTTCGGGGAGGCGGCCCACTTCAAGATGGACCTGCTCCACGAGGGCGGCACGGCGGGTGACGTACCCGTCCCGGAGGCGGCGCGGGGCGTGGAACGGGCCTTGCAGAAGGCTCACCCCGGCGCCACCTGGGTGATCCTCGGCTGGCAGGAGAACCCGCTGCCCGAACTCCTCGACGCCATCGACAAGTCCAGGATGCTGATCGTCGACGGCGTCTCCGACCGCTACACGAGCGTCACCGACCGCGAACGCGACTGGGGCGGCACCCCGTACTGCTTCGGCACGATCCCCAACTTCGGCGGCCGGACGACGATCGGGGCCCGTGCGCACCTCTGGAACGAGAAGTTCTTCGCCTGGCGGGACAAGGCGGACAGCGCGCTGGCCGGTACGGCGTTCATGCCGGAGGCCACGGACCGGGACCCGGCCGCCTTCGAGCTCTTCTCCGAACTGGCGTGGAGCCCGGCGAAGCTCGACCGGGCGGCCTGGTTCTCGTCGTACGCGGACTTCCGTTACGGCGGCCGCGACGACTCGGCGCGCAAGGCGTGGCGGGCGCTGCACGACACCGCGTACCAGCAGCAGGCCGTCGAACGCAGCGACCCCCACGACTCCCTCTTCTGCGCCCGCCCCCACCTCGCCGCCAACCGCGCCGCCGAGTACGCGCCGCGCACGCTGACGTACGACCCCGGGCGCTTCGACGCGGCCCTCGCCGGGCTGCTGGGGGTGGCCGGCGGGCTGCGGGGCAACGCGGCCTACCGGTACGACGTGGTGGATGTGGCGCGGCAGGCGCTCGCGCATCGCAGCCGCCAGTACCTGCCGCAGCTGCGGGCGGCGTACCAGCGGGGGGACCTGGAGACCTTCCGCGCCCTGTCCACCCTCTGGCTGCGGCTGATGCGGCTGTCGGACGAGGTCACGGGCGCGAACGCCGCGTTCCTGCTGGGCCCGTGGCTGAACGACGCGCGGCTGCTCGCCACGAACGACGCCGAGCGGGCGGAGTTCGAACGCACGGCGAAGGTCCTGATCACGGTGTGGGGCGGGCGGGCCACGTCCGACACCGGCGACCTCCACGAGTACGGCAACCGGGAGTGGAACGGCCTCATGGCCGACTTCTACGTCCCGCGCTGGCAGAAGTGGCTCGACAGCCTGGAGGACGCGCTCGCCACCGGGACCGCTCCGGCGGCCGTGGACTGGTTCGCGTTCGAGGAGCCGTGGACCCGGGAGCGGAAGGACTATCCGCTGCGGCCGGTGGGGGACGCGTACGGGTCGGCGGTGCGAGTGCGGGATGTGCTGGCGCGGGCGCCGTACCAGGGGAACCTGACCGTCACGGCCGAACCGCCGGTGATGCCGCCCGGCGGAAGCGCGCGGGTGTCGGCGGAGTTCCGGAATGTGAACGGGCTGCGGGCGACAGGGCGGGTGGATTTCGCCCTCACCGGTTTCGACGGTACGGCCGAACCGGACGGCCCGACGTCGATCGCGACCGTCCCGGCCGCCGGCTCGGGCACGGTCCGCTGGCGCGCCGATGCCCCCGGGGCCCCGCTGGACCGCCCTCTGCGCCCGCTCCCCTACACGATCACCGTCCAGTACGGGCCGCGCGGCGAGGACCGGGTGAACGGCCGCTTCGACGGGACGCTGTTCGAGGCGGGGCCGTTGGACGCAAAGTGGCGTACGTACACGAACAACGGTGCCGTCTTCGGTCAGTTGGGCGATCGTCTCGCGATCGACGGGGCAGGGGCGGACCTCTGGCGGGGCACGACGGAGTTCGGCACCGCGTACCGGGCGGGGGCCCTGGCCGACGGGGTCTCGGCGACCCTCCGCGTCGACGCGCAGGCCGCGACGGGGAACTGGGCGCGGGCCGGGATCATCGTGCGCAACAGGCTCGGCACGGCCGGTTCGCCGGGCTTCCTGAATCTCGCCGTCACTCCGGCGAACGGGGTGGTCCTGTCCTACGACAGCACGGGGGACGGGACGCTGGACACGTACCGCCGGATCACGGGGATCAAGGCGCCGGTGATGCTGCGGCTGACGCGGACGGGGGCCGGGGCGTACACGGGTGAGTGCTCCACGGACGAGGGCGCGAGCTGGCGGGTGGTGGCGTCCGTGAGCGTGCCGGGGGCGGCTGCCGGGGCGCAGGACGTGGGGCTGTTCATGAGTGCGACGAATGGGGGCAGCGGGGCGCGGGGGACGGTCGAGTTCAGTAGGTGGATGGTCGCCCAGTAG
- a CDS encoding DUF1996 domain-containing protein, which produces MGRNTRKRRSPLAVRAIAASAALAVAGGGLVWANFYASAGESKSNQNSTLASSQVATIDCPDVGQKLTSVPEGARQGVAKELALLDQQITEAYMRLADTRQAQAGDAGFVNNAILGPLKSKRTATIDRIGINIRRAGGQAPQGMDQLAACQGVADQNQINNGGGQGGDGQGQDNGQDQGQDQGQDNGQDQGQDNGQDQGQDNGNGNGNGNGNGQVVNGPVADDFVDITTVQPNGGPKGVNGNGLAANGNSGSTGTFTTSCGTNGNDNHNSDNIIVAPGVDNGAQHTHDYVGNQNNNAFTSDQQFLQANTSCQNQGDKSSYYWPVLRLQDGTQEFDANDLGGGAEGNIGRILEASQAELKFVGNKKSDVVAMPQALRIITGDAKAFNNGLANANTNWSCTGFEDRQLTDKYPICPEGSSVVRTSFFQSCWDGQNIDSANHRTHVDFVEADGSCANGFQAIPQLQARLVYDVPAPQIQNGQVVNPFAVDGFPTELHKPITDHNDFINFFDENTMNQMVDCINSGQDCQ; this is translated from the coding sequence ATGGGACGCAACACACGCAAACGACGTTCGCCGCTGGCCGTTCGGGCCATTGCCGCATCCGCGGCGCTCGCGGTCGCGGGCGGCGGGCTGGTCTGGGCGAACTTCTACGCCTCAGCGGGCGAGTCGAAGTCCAACCAGAACAGCACGCTGGCCTCCTCGCAGGTGGCCACCATCGACTGCCCGGACGTCGGCCAGAAGCTGACGAGCGTGCCCGAGGGCGCGCGCCAGGGCGTCGCCAAGGAGCTGGCACTGCTGGACCAGCAGATCACCGAGGCCTACATGCGCCTCGCGGACACCCGCCAGGCCCAGGCCGGCGACGCCGGCTTCGTCAACAACGCCATCCTCGGCCCCCTGAAGTCCAAGCGGACGGCCACCATCGACCGGATCGGCATCAACATCCGGCGCGCGGGCGGCCAGGCTCCGCAGGGCATGGACCAGCTTGCCGCCTGCCAGGGCGTCGCCGACCAGAACCAGATCAACAACGGTGGCGGCCAGGGCGGCGACGGCCAGGGCCAGGACAACGGCCAGGACCAGGGCCAGGACCAGGGCCAGGACAACGGCCAGGACCAGGGCCAGGACAACGGCCAGGACCAGGGCCAGGACAACGGCAACGGCAACGGCAACGGCAACGGCAACGGCCAGGTCGTCAACGGGCCGGTGGCGGACGACTTCGTCGACATCACCACCGTCCAGCCCAACGGCGGCCCGAAGGGTGTGAACGGAAACGGGCTCGCCGCGAACGGGAACTCCGGTTCGACGGGCACCTTCACCACGAGCTGCGGCACCAACGGGAACGACAACCACAACTCGGACAACATCATCGTCGCTCCGGGTGTCGACAACGGCGCGCAGCACACGCACGACTACGTCGGCAACCAGAACAACAACGCCTTCACCAGCGACCAGCAGTTCCTCCAGGCCAACACCAGCTGCCAGAACCAGGGCGACAAGTCGTCGTACTACTGGCCGGTGCTGCGTCTGCAGGACGGTACGCAGGAGTTCGACGCGAACGACCTCGGTGGCGGTGCGGAAGGCAACATCGGCAGGATCCTCGAAGCCAGCCAGGCCGAGCTGAAGTTCGTCGGCAACAAGAAGAGCGATGTCGTCGCGATGCCGCAGGCCCTGCGCATCATCACCGGTGACGCCAAGGCCTTCAACAACGGCCTCGCCAACGCCAACACCAACTGGAGTTGCACCGGCTTCGAGGACCGGCAGCTGACGGACAAGTACCCGATCTGCCCCGAGGGCAGCTCCGTGGTACGGACGTCCTTCTTCCAGAGCTGCTGGGACGGCCAGAACATCGACAGCGCCAACCACCGCACCCACGTGGACTTCGTCGAGGCGGACGGCAGCTGTGCCAACGGTTTCCAGGCCATCCCCCAGCTCCAGGCCCGTCTGGTCTACGACGTTCCGGCCCCGCAGATCCAGAACGGACAGGTCGTGAACCCGTTCGCGGTGGACGGCTTCCCGACCGAGCTGCACAAGCCGATCACCGACCACAACGACTTCATCAACTTCTTCGACGAGAACACGATGAACCAGATGGTCGACTGCATCAACAGCGGCCAGGACTGCCAGTAG
- a CDS encoding NAD-dependent epimerase/dehydratase family protein: MRLLVLGGTEFVGRAVVEAAVGRGWEVTVLNRGRHSAPSGARSVRGDRTAPGGLAALDGDDVCDAWDAVVDTWSAAPRAVHEAARLLRGRAKRYVYVSSCSVYAWPPAAGYDEGAPLVEGASADVGQTDYARDKRGAELAVLGAFGAERSLLVRAGLILGPYENVGRLPWWLGRVARGGPVLAPGPRELPLQYVDVRDLASWVLGAVERELSGAYNVVGPAGLTTMGALLEACVRVTGGAAELRWVEPESVLEAGIEPWTQLPVWVPPGSELHDALHSANVSRAVRDGLRCRTVEETVRDTWEWLKGLGGVAPQRADRPAVGVDPVLEAKVLGR; encoded by the coding sequence ATGAGGCTTCTGGTGCTGGGTGGTACGGAGTTCGTGGGACGAGCCGTCGTCGAGGCGGCGGTGGGGCGCGGCTGGGAGGTGACGGTCCTCAACCGGGGCCGGCACTCCGCGCCCTCCGGGGCGCGGTCGGTGCGCGGCGATCGCACCGCGCCCGGCGGGCTCGCCGCCCTGGACGGCGACGACGTGTGCGACGCGTGGGACGCCGTGGTCGACACCTGGTCCGCGGCGCCCCGAGCGGTGCACGAGGCGGCGCGGCTGCTGCGGGGGCGCGCCAAGCGGTATGTGTACGTGTCGAGTTGCTCCGTGTACGCCTGGCCGCCGGCCGCCGGGTACGACGAGGGGGCGCCGCTGGTGGAGGGCGCGTCGGCGGACGTGGGGCAGACGGACTACGCCCGTGACAAGCGGGGCGCGGAGCTCGCCGTGCTCGGGGCGTTCGGCGCCGAGCGTTCGCTCCTTGTACGGGCGGGGCTGATCCTCGGGCCGTACGAGAACGTGGGGCGGTTGCCGTGGTGGCTCGGCCGGGTCGCCCGGGGCGGGCCGGTGTTGGCGCCGGGGCCGCGGGAGCTTCCGCTTCAGTACGTGGATGTCCGGGACCTCGCGTCCTGGGTGCTCGGAGCGGTCGAGCGGGAGTTGAGCGGGGCATACAACGTCGTCGGGCCTGCGGGGCTCACGACCATGGGGGCGCTGCTGGAGGCATGTGTCCGGGTGACGGGTGGGGCGGCGGAACTGCGGTGGGTCGAGCCCGAGTCGGTGCTCGAAGCGGGGATCGAGCCGTGGACGCAGTTGCCGGTGTGGGTGCCGCCGGGGAGCGAACTGCACGACGCGCTGCACTCGGCGAATGTGTCCCGGGCCGTGCGGGACGGGCTTCGGTGTCGGACGGTTGAGGAGACCGTGCGGGATACGTGGGAGTGGTTGAAGGGGTTGGGCGGGGTTGCCCCACAGCGGGCGGATCGGCCTGCGGTGGGGGTGGATCCGGTGCTGGAGGCGAAGGTGTTGGGACGGTAA
- a CDS encoding DUF6891 domain-containing protein, giving the protein MKIYGGDPTGTSDTSDASELAVKIETENWQKHARVSAERLRELVCRIGGDGDRFLVAQRIPDVPDVFIQVWHEEGSGEYQLEHREGRDRFFGAVLSDRERVAEAMTGWARRTEDWDSGIEWTPVEHDAPEDVPELPKDVREEVEERVRELLACGYGDRTQLSEAAEEYLVDGDHRPVSRAQARELVDRLWVERLTEQETWEGITDPERITRAFETLQTEHGITARENFTCCRNCGTSEIGAESADGARGFVFFHSQCTEGAAAGHGLMLLYGGFDGSADTTTTVGHEVVAALAAEGLSTEWDGDPTRAITVTPLDWRKRLVG; this is encoded by the coding sequence ATGAAGATCTACGGGGGCGACCCGACCGGTACATCTGATACATCCGATGCGTCCGAGCTGGCCGTCAAGATCGAGACGGAGAACTGGCAGAAGCACGCCCGGGTTTCGGCGGAGCGGCTGCGGGAGCTGGTGTGCCGGATCGGCGGTGACGGCGACCGGTTCCTGGTCGCGCAGCGGATACCGGACGTGCCGGATGTCTTCATCCAGGTCTGGCACGAGGAGGGCAGCGGGGAGTACCAGCTGGAGCACCGGGAGGGACGCGACCGGTTCTTCGGAGCGGTCCTCTCCGACCGGGAGCGGGTCGCCGAGGCCATGACCGGCTGGGCACGACGGACGGAGGACTGGGACAGCGGCATCGAGTGGACCCCCGTCGAGCACGACGCCCCCGAGGACGTACCGGAACTCCCAAAGGACGTGCGGGAAGAGGTCGAGGAGCGGGTACGGGAGCTGCTGGCCTGCGGGTACGGCGACCGCACCCAGCTGAGCGAGGCCGCCGAGGAGTATCTGGTCGACGGTGACCACCGGCCCGTCTCCCGCGCGCAGGCCCGGGAGCTCGTCGACCGGCTGTGGGTCGAGCGGCTCACCGAGCAGGAGACCTGGGAGGGGATCACCGACCCCGAGCGGATCACCCGCGCCTTCGAGACGCTCCAGACCGAACACGGCATCACCGCCCGGGAGAACTTCACCTGCTGCCGCAACTGCGGTACGAGCGAGATAGGCGCCGAAAGCGCCGACGGTGCGCGGGGGTTCGTGTTCTTCCACTCGCAGTGCACCGAGGGCGCCGCCGCCGGACACGGACTGATGCTGCTGTACGGCGGATTCGACGGGTCCGCCGACACCACGACGACCGTCGGACACGAGGTCGTGGCGGCCCTCGCCGCGGAAGGACTGTCCACGGAGTGGGACGGCGACCCCACGAGGGCCATCACCGTCACCCCGCTGGACTGGCGCAAGCGCCTGGTCGGCTGA
- the glnII gene encoding glutamine synthetase, whose amino-acid sequence MTFKAEYIWIDGTEPTAKLRSKTKIIAGEPAGLDALPIWGFDGSSTNQAEGHSSDRVLKPVFTCPDPIRGGDDVLVLCEVLNIDFTPHESNTRAALREVAEKFAAQEPIFGIEQEYTFFQDGTPLGFPKGGFPAPQGGYYCGVGADEIFGRDIVEAHLENCLAAGLGISGINAEVMPGQWEFQVGPLAPLDVSDQLWVARWLLYRTAEDFDVAATLDPKPAKGDWNGAGAHTNFSTKAMREGYDAIITACESLGEGSKPLDHVKNYGAGIDDRLTGLHETAPWNEYSYGVSNRGASVRIPWQVEKDGKGYIEDRRPNANVDPYVVTRLIVDTCCSALEKAGQV is encoded by the coding sequence GTGACCTTCAAGGCTGAGTACATCTGGATCGACGGCACCGAGCCGACGGCCAAGCTCCGTTCCAAGACCAAGATCATCGCGGGAGAGCCGGCCGGTCTGGACGCGCTGCCGATCTGGGGCTTCGACGGGTCCTCCACGAACCAGGCCGAGGGCCACTCCTCGGACCGCGTGCTCAAGCCGGTCTTCACCTGCCCCGACCCGATCCGCGGCGGCGACGACGTCCTCGTGCTCTGCGAGGTCCTCAACATCGACTTCACCCCGCACGAGTCCAACACCCGTGCCGCGCTGCGTGAGGTCGCCGAGAAGTTCGCCGCCCAGGAGCCGATCTTCGGCATCGAGCAGGAGTACACCTTCTTCCAGGACGGCACCCCGCTCGGCTTCCCCAAGGGCGGCTTCCCGGCCCCCCAGGGCGGCTACTACTGCGGTGTCGGCGCCGACGAGATCTTCGGCCGTGACATCGTCGAGGCCCACCTGGAGAACTGCCTCGCCGCCGGCCTCGGCATCTCCGGCATCAACGCCGAGGTCATGCCCGGTCAGTGGGAGTTCCAGGTCGGCCCGCTGGCCCCGCTGGATGTCTCGGACCAGCTGTGGGTGGCCCGCTGGCTGCTCTACCGCACCGCCGAGGACTTCGACGTCGCCGCCACCCTCGACCCCAAGCCGGCCAAGGGTGACTGGAACGGCGCCGGTGCGCACACCAACTTCTCCACGAAGGCGATGCGCGAGGGCTACGACGCGATCATCACCGCGTGCGAGTCGCTGGGCGAGGGCTCGAAGCCGCTCGACCACGTCAAGAACTACGGCGCCGGCATCGACGACCGTCTGACCGGTCTGCACGAGACCGCCCCGTGGAACGAGTACAGCTACGGCGTCTCCAACCGCGGTGCCTCGGTCCGTATCCCGTGGCAGGTCGAGAAGGACGGCAAGGGCTACATCGAGGACCGCCGTCCCAACGCCAACGTCGACCCGTACGTCGTGACGCGTCTGATCGTCGACACCTGCTGCTCCGCGCTGGAGAAGGCCGGCCAGGTCTGA
- a CDS encoding MarR family transcriptional regulator, with translation MEGDAREMEIVHLLREVAVELGLHSARFANRNGMHPTDVRALIALMEARRAGTEMTSGRLGTLLGLNSAGATALTDRLERLGLVRRVRDTRDRRRVLVEVDERAVELGWDAFGPLIGRAVELLRGYDERELAAVRGFLNGVRDAATEAH, from the coding sequence ATGGAGGGCGACGCGCGTGAGATGGAGATCGTGCACCTCCTGCGCGAGGTCGCCGTCGAACTCGGCCTGCACAGCGCCCGGTTCGCGAACCGGAACGGGATGCACCCCACCGACGTGCGCGCCCTGATCGCCCTGATGGAGGCCAGGAGGGCCGGTACGGAGATGACGTCCGGGCGGCTCGGCACCCTGCTCGGGCTGAACTCGGCCGGGGCCACCGCGCTCACCGACCGGCTGGAGCGGCTCGGGCTCGTACGACGGGTGCGGGACACACGGGACCGGCGCAGGGTGCTCGTCGAGGTCGACGAGCGGGCGGTCGAGCTGGGGTGGGATGCCTTCGGGCCGTTGATCGGGCGGGCGGTGGAGCTGTTGCGGGGTTACGACGAGCGGGAACTGGCGGCGGTGCGCGGCTTCCTGAACGGGGTGCGGGACGCGGCGACCGAGGCCCACTAG
- a CDS encoding alpha/beta fold hydrolase, translated as MGSFDIHAFDEAYDKVMAKWPADRETFAVSGEFGTTRGSVCGPVGAPPLLLLPGGGGATSASWFANAGELALTHRVYAVDLIGEPGHSRREAGHPLRKAADLAAWLDGILHGLEIDATALCGHSYGAWIALHYALYAPHRVRRLALLDPTQCFAGFGTAYILRAARMMLGRSARRTRAFLEWETGGARVDPDWLLLQEAAARFPFTRPVTGPKPDRAAMAAFDVPTLLLLAENSRAHDVRQVAARAAGSLPRVEVAVLADVSHHALPHTNPAELNSRLTAFFDG; from the coding sequence GTGGGCTCCTTCGACATCCACGCGTTCGACGAGGCGTACGACAAGGTCATGGCCAAGTGGCCCGCGGACCGCGAGACGTTCGCCGTCTCCGGCGAGTTCGGCACGACCCGGGGGAGTGTGTGCGGCCCTGTCGGCGCACCGCCGCTCCTCCTCCTGCCGGGCGGTGGCGGCGCGACCTCCGCCTCGTGGTTCGCCAACGCCGGCGAGCTCGCGCTCACACACCGCGTGTACGCCGTCGACCTGATCGGCGAGCCGGGGCACAGCAGACGCGAGGCCGGCCACCCCCTCCGTAAGGCGGCCGACCTCGCGGCCTGGCTCGACGGGATCCTGCACGGCCTCGAGATCGACGCGACCGCGCTGTGCGGTCACTCGTACGGTGCCTGGATCGCTCTCCACTACGCCCTGTACGCGCCCCACCGGGTCCGTCGCCTGGCCCTGCTGGACCCGACGCAGTGCTTCGCGGGGTTCGGGACGGCGTACATCCTGCGGGCCGCCCGGATGATGCTGGGCCGCTCCGCCCGGCGCACCAGGGCGTTCCTGGAGTGGGAGACGGGTGGGGCGCGGGTGGACCCGGACTGGCTCCTGCTCCAGGAGGCGGCCGCCCGGTTCCCTTTCACCCGGCCGGTCACGGGGCCGAAGCCCGACCGTGCGGCGATGGCCGCGTTCGACGTGCCGACCCTGCTGCTTCTCGCGGAGAACAGCAGGGCGCACGACGTCCGTCAGGTGGCGGCCCGCGCCGCCGGGTCACTGCCGCGCGTCGAGGTCGCCGTCCTCGCGGACGTCTCCCACCACGCCCTGCCGCACACGAACCCGGCGGAGCTCAACAGCCGTCTGACGGCCTTCTTCGACGGCTGA